Below is a window of Indicator indicator isolate 239-I01 chromosome 9, UM_Iind_1.1, whole genome shotgun sequence DNA.
TTGCAGCCCACTGCTTGGGACAGATTCAGCCTCTCTCTCCTCATGcagattttgcttttgttcAGCTCAGTGGCATCCCATGCCACAGCCGTACTTTAAAGTGTGTGCTCACCAAGCTTTCGGCTGAGAGCAAACAGACGGAATCAAGGGGAAATGGGGACAGGGTGACAAAAGGAAGGGACACTGCATAGGCTGTAGCCCACCTGTTTTGGTGGCCCAGGCTGGTGTGCTGCCGCATGTCACGGCTGTAGCCACCCGCACGCCGGacccagcctcctcccagaAGGGCCAGGTGCAATTTTCCTTCTATTGTCACGATacagaaagtgcctcagtgcAGGTTTATTTGAGATTCTCTTGGAAGACAGCTATGAAAGAGCACAAAATGAAATCCTGCGCTGAATGGGAGGCCTGATGAGAAGTGTTTTTCTTGCCATCATTCAAGCACATTTCATGTGCTATAAGTGGGAACAACTTTAGAGAAAAGGGGAATTGGTGTCCTACAAATGAAAAGACTCACTTGCCTTACCCTTGTCTTGTTGCAGTCATCCTGCCACACAAAAAATAGTCTGAGGGGACTGAAAGCACCTCTGTGAGTCAGAACTGCTTACATGAACACAGCTGACTGTATCTGCAGCTGAACACAAATCTGGCTTTACTTTGTCTTATTACATGAAGTTTCTTCAGTGTGATTTTAATCATATTTACTATATGTCAAATTTTTTCTTGTCCTTGGGTGGTCCTTCTAGGCCAACAGGTAGATACCATACATTTAGGGAATATATCTTAAATGCCTCAGGAGTGGGTGTATTTTTTCTATGGAGCAACAGATCTACTGCATTTGGCTCAGGACTGGGTGTCTTTCACTATGGAGCAACAGATACTGCTTTTGCATTCTGTTGCTCATGCTCCAGCTCTCTTTAGCTAGTAAGGACATGtcaaaaggaggggaaaagacaCCTTTGAAAGGGATATTTAAGAACGTCGAGTGTAAATACACAGAAGTCAGACATGACACTTTCCACAGAAACTGGAGATGGGTCTCCTGCCTCTAGGGATAATATTTATGGAAATGTTCACTAGCAGTAAGGAAATACACACAGAAAAGCCAGTTATTGCTGGGATGGGGACTAGGCGCgcatgcgtgtgtgtgtgtgcttgtatgtgtgtgtatgttttcaAACTGCACCCCAGTGCTGTGCTTGCTGTATGCCTGgctctggcaggagctgctgctgcctgtggctggaAGCAGGCAATGGCACTGGCGATGTTTACCCCTCGGCAGGATCACAAACATTGTGTTTATTGCGACATGCAGGGCTCCAGCGATGCAAACATGCAgatggcagggctgggcttTTGCACCTACATCAGCTGTTGGAGTGCCACAGCAAGCCGAGGGCACATGTGTACGGCGACTGTCTAGAAACGGCACTCGTCCTCGATGGGAAATAATGGGCTGGTTCTTGAATAGCAGCTGGGCTTGCTTCTGGAAGTCACTTGGAAGCAACCAGTAAACGAGGCACTGAGGGAAATTTCCTCCGGTGAGCGAGCGGCCAGGGCCATGTCCAGGAGGTCAGGCATGTCCATGGGCTCTTGCACACAGAGTCATTGGGTCAGCTCTATGCAGACCTACCATGAGGGTCATTCCAGGGGAATAAACAACcaagcagggctggcactgccaccaTGATCTCAGGGGAAGAGCCGGTTCACCGGGCAGCCAGCTGATGCCTTCCAGGGAGTGCTGTGGGCCCGGGCCAGGGGTGCCGCTGCGTGCCAGTTCTGCTCCGtgccctctcccctccctgcgTGTCACCCTCGATACGTTTTCACGCCGTTTTCGGTCCCCACCGCCACACTTAATGACTCGGGGACGTGATCCCGTGTGAGTGCGCTTCCCGGGGTGCCCTTCTGACGGCTGTGCCTTTGCAGGTTGCCGGACTGCCCACTGCCGCCAAGTCGACCCCAGAGGACCTCACAGAGCAGAGTCCCTGCCCTCCGCAGCTGCGGGACCCCATCCTTCGCTACCTGCGCCGCCATCGCTACCACCTGCCCATGTACACCCCGGTAGAGACCGCCGCCACCGGACCCTCGCCCGCAGCAGGTGAGACGGCAGCGCCGGGTCCGCAGGACAGCGGCAGCACGCTTGCATAAAAGCCGCGCCGACGGTAAAGGGAGGGCCTCGTCGGGGGAAGGGAGTACTCGGTGTGCAGCCCCGGTGGAGGAAGGGGGCCCGGCTCTCGGTGTGCAGCCCCGGCGGGGGGGCAGCGGCGCGTGCCCGGCGGGCCCGCAGCTGTATGCTAATGCGCAGCgggccgccccgccccgccgaaCGCCTGTCCCCACCAGGCGGGATGGCGGGGGGAATAACACGGACAGGGCGAACACACAGCATTGGCCCTACTCCTCCGCAGGACCCGGCTCGCCCGGTCCGTCCGGACCGGCGGCAAGAGTGTCCGGGCTCTCGGTGACCCCCGGTGCGGGGCGCTCCCCCCGCCCGGCCCGGTTTCTCCGAGCCCTTTGTGCCGCCCGCCGGGAGGGTCGCGCAGCTTTATGCTAATGAGGCGCACAAAGGCGGCGGGCGGGGGGGCGCGACTCCGGGGGTGCCGCCGCTCGCTCGCGTGCCGCCCGCGTGCCCCGCCGCCCCCCACAAAGGGACCCGCGACGAGGGGGGGAGGTCGCACTCCCGGGGCCGGCCGGCTGCTCGCAGCAGGGGACAGCCCCGCCACCCCCCCGCGCCCTGCCACCACCTGCGACGCGCCGAGTAGCGCGGTCCGGCCGCCCGCCCCTGCTCCTGCCGACCGCGGCGCGGAGCGCCCCGCGCAATCCCCGCGTGGGCCCGGTCGCGGACAAAGGGTTAAGGGGCCCAGGGATCGGTCCACAGAGGCTGCACCTGCTGCCGGGGACTTGGCATCTCATGCAGCTGGGAGCGGGATCTGACTTCCCCCGGGACCCGCAAACACAGCGCGGGCAGCGTGTCGGGAGCATCCTACGCGTGCCCGTCCGCTGCGCCGGAGCTCAGGGTGTTTGCTTTTACACCCCGCTGTGGCGTGCGGGAGATGGATGGGGAGAGAGGGGTGTCCCCGCATGTCAGCTGCGTCGCCTTGCACCGAACGCAAACGATTTGGGACGGACACATTCGGGAGCCGTGCCACTGCTGCTGCGGAGTGAGGCCGGCCCAGGGCTGCCCGGGGAAAGCGGGAAGAGCGGCTGAGCGACATGAGGTGCTCCGGCACCGCGTAACAGGTTACCGCCGGTGGGATCTGCCGGTTCGCGGGGAGAGGGCTGCGGCGCTGCCCGGTCACGGCCCCATCGGATCGGCCGCGGTGCCGTTCGGTACCGGGGGGTTTACGTCCCTCACGATGTTAGCGGGCACGGCTTGTGCCGCCTCCGCAGGCCCGTTGGTTGTTCTTCCCGGCTTGGTTAGACTTTTCGTTTAGCACCTGATGCAGGCGGCGGACAGAACCCATCCGCCGCACCTACGGGCCGCCCCTCCCggtgggcagccttttccaccAAGCCCCACTCTCCCGGTACCCGCCGTACAAGCgactttttcctcctcctgcgCCAAGTTTCTTTCTCCCCGAGCTCCCGGTGCTGGCCTGCCCCCACCCACAGCCTGCCCGCCGTGCCGGACTTCGCGGGGACAGAGCCCTCGTCCCGGCTTCACACAGCGGCGGGGACAGCTCCGCGGACAGCTGCCGCCGGTCCCTGTCGCCGCCGGGCTGCGCGGCCCCAGCCCCCGCCGGTCCCGGCACGGTCGAGGCGGGGCAGCGGCCCCGGGGCGGCACACAAAGGCGCGCGCGTGCCGGGCCGGGCGGGGGCGGGGCCGGGCGTGTGCCGCGGGCGGGGGCCGCGCGGGCTCAGGTGCACccgccccgcccgccgccgcccgccgcgcCGCCGCTGATTGGCCCGGCCCGCCGCCGCCGGCCTGAACAATGGCCCCGGGCCGCTTAAAGGCGGCGGTGGCGGCGCGATGGGCAGGGCAGAGCGCATCGCAGCGATCAGCGTGCGCCGCGGCCGCTGCCGGCCCGGAGCCGGCGCGAAGATGCCTCGCGGCTTCCTGGTGAAGCGCAGCCGGCGGCCCACCCCTGTCTCGTACCGTGCGCGCTGCTGCCGCGAGGCCGCTGCTGCCGGCCCGCCGCTGCCTGCCGGCGGTGCCCCGCCGCCTGTCTGTCCtgccgccccgccgccgcggGACTCGCCGCCGGTGCCGTTCGGGACGCCCGATGCCGCCGTGCAGGCGCTGTACAGCCCCACGCGGCCCGTCAGTAGGGACAAGTATCTGGAGCGAGGCTTCAGCCTGGGTTCCCCCGTCTCTGCCGAGTCTTTTCCTGCCCCGGCCGTGCCCGGCACCATGGACCCGCTCCTCTTCGCGCCGGCTGAGCTCAAGCTCTGGGCTGCCGCCGCCGGCCACGCTGAACCGCCCGCCGGCCACGTCGCCGCCGGTACTACTGCAGGCCCTGGTGCCGGCGGAGCTCCCGCGCCGCCCGCCGCGGCGGCGCCGCCCGTCTCCGGTCGCCCTCAACCTGCCAAGCGCCCACCGGCTTCCGCGGAGCCCGGGAGGCAAAAGGCTCCGTCGGGCAAGAAGGCGAAGGCGATCCGCAAGCTAACCTTCGAGGACGAGGTGACCACGTCGCCGGTGCTGGGGCTGCGCATCAAGGAGGGCCCGGTGGAGACGCCGGCTAAGGCGCGGGGCGGCTGCGCCCGCCCGCTCGGCGagttcatctgccagctctgcaaggaGGAGTACGGGGACCCCTTCGCGCTGGCGCAGCACCGCTGCTCCCGCATCGTCCGGGTGGAGTACCGCTGCCCCGAGTGCGACAAGGTCTTCTCCTGCCCCGCTAACCTCGCCTCCCACCGCCGCTGGCACAAGCCGCGCCCGCCTGCCGCCAAAAGCGGTCCCGAGGCGGGCAGGGCGCCGGCGGAGGAGCCGCCGAAGGAGGCGGGCGGGAGCGGCAGCGAGCGGGACACGCCGAGCCCCGGAGGCGCCTCGGAGGCCGGCTCCGAGGAGGGGCTCTTCGAGTGCCCCCGCTGCGCCAAGCGATTCCGCCGGCAGGCCTACCTGCGCAAGCACCTGCTGGGGCACCCGGCACCCGCACCGGGGCCCGCACCGGCACCCGAGCCCGCCGCCGAGGAGCCGCCCGCGCCGCCCCCCGCCGAGTGCCGCTTGTGCCCGGTCTGCGGGGAGACCTTCCCCAGCAAGAGTAGTCAGGAGCGGCACCTCCGCCTCCTGCACGCCGCCCAGGTCTTCCCCTGCAAGTACTGCCCGGCCACCTTCTACAGTTCGCCCGGCCTCACCCGGCACATCAACAAGTGCCACCCCTCCGAGAACAGGCAGGTCATCCTGCTCCAGGTGCCGCTGCGTCCCGCCTGCTAGAGCCGCCCGTGCCTTCCCGGGAACCGGGGCCGCTCCCGGGGCCGCCGCTGAGCCCGTCCCGCAGGCTGCGCTTCGGACTCGCCACACGATTAGCTTTAATACGGCTTGTGAACTGCTGGAATCTGGCTTTACATTTACCTTTCCGGGgtcttttcgtttcttttcgttgtcggctttttctttttttttttcttcttttttttttttttgttttttttttgtcgttCGTCTCGGTTTTTCTAATTGTGAACAGATCAAACCGCTTGAGGAGAAACGAGACTTTCCCTTAGTATAGCCACAAATGCCTTGACTCTGCTGTTGATGGTCTCCAGAAATTGCTGTAGAAACTGCCTTAACCGTGACATGCCAACTCTctgtttctgtttggtttgcCCTTCCTGAGGTTAGCTCATGAGTTGACTATCTGTATATGTTGGTTTGAGTAATTATGTTATTTATTcgttatttatttatattaattaTGAAGATTGATATT
It encodes the following:
- the INSM1 gene encoding insulinoma-associated protein 1, yielding MPRGFLVKRSRRPTPVSYRARCCREAAAAGPPLPAGGAPPPVCPAAPPPRDSPPVPFGTPDAAVQALYSPTRPVSRDKYLERGFSLGSPVSAESFPAPAVPGTMDPLLFAPAELKLWAAAAGHAEPPAGHVAAGTTAGPGAGGAPAPPAAAAPPVSGRPQPAKRPPASAEPGRQKAPSGKKAKAIRKLTFEDEVTTSPVLGLRIKEGPVETPAKARGGCARPLGEFICQLCKEEYGDPFALAQHRCSRIVRVEYRCPECDKVFSCPANLASHRRWHKPRPPAAKSGPEAGRAPAEEPPKEAGGSGSERDTPSPGGASEAGSEEGLFECPRCAKRFRRQAYLRKHLLGHPAPAPGPAPAPEPAAEEPPAPPPAECRLCPVCGETFPSKSSQERHLRLLHAAQVFPCKYCPATFYSSPGLTRHINKCHPSENRQVILLQVPLRPAC